One stretch of Natronolimnobius baerhuensis DNA includes these proteins:
- a CDS encoding PaaI family thioesterase, whose product MTDDADDADATDPAAYDDIAEFVQYFIDEHQEFLSWIGTTVDDVDNGTMTLSVPYDEKLTNTRPNADANQRADIHGGIAATLIDTAGGLALRTELEQPLAGSIATINLNVNYLRPATGDLTATATVIRAGSSVGVSEVTVTSESPDGDIREVATGQGAYRIFRA is encoded by the coding sequence ATGACAGACGATGCGGACGATGCAGATGCCACTGATCCCGCAGCCTACGACGATATCGCCGAATTCGTCCAGTACTTTATCGACGAACACCAGGAGTTCCTCTCGTGGATCGGCACGACAGTCGACGACGTCGACAACGGAACGATGACGCTCTCGGTGCCCTACGACGAGAAACTGACCAACACGCGACCAAACGCTGACGCAAATCAGCGCGCAGACATCCACGGCGGCATCGCCGCGACGCTCATCGACACCGCCGGCGGACTCGCCCTTCGGACGGAACTCGAGCAGCCACTCGCGGGCAGCATCGCGACGATCAATTTGAACGTCAACTACCTCCGGCCGGCGACGGGCGATCTCACGGCGACAGCAACCGTGATCCGCGCGGGCTCGAGCGTCGGCGTCAGCGAGGTCACGGTCACGAGTGAGTCACCCGACGGCGACATCCGCGAGGTTGCAACGGGACAGGGAGCGTATCGGATCTTCCGCGCCTAG
- the nosZ gene encoding TAT-dependent nitrous-oxide reductase has translation MTDTHDTAGGNSTRTAVEDDRDPLFARIPRRDFMKAGAAAGAIGSLAGCTNLLDEGETTAAADVDASVPPGELDEYYAFLSGGHSGDIRVYGVPSMRQIMRIPVFNVESARGYGFDDETHEMLQEAGGYTWGDTHHPRVSQTDNQYDGEWLFVNDKANGRMARIDLEYFETDAIIDLPNQQGTHGACALMPDTRLIFGVGELRVPIPNDGRDLEDPSEYGSTLSAMSADPFDHEWDVRVDCNLDNGDSGKYGEWFFTTSYNTEEAVTESEMTASDTDYVVAFNIPRIEDAVDAGEFEEINGVPVVDGTEDSPLNDGDEPLVRYIDVPTNPHGVSVTPDGEYAIASGKLDPTCTIIEVDQLNEVDDANDAIAGRVNVGNGPLHTAYDGRGHGYTTLFVDSQVVKWDIEAAVDAEMGSADPVIEKHDVHYSPGHLIAAESYTGDPQGDWLIVLNKLSKDRFLPVGPVFPENDQLFYIGDDDAGMELVKDTPAYPEPHDASIVRADRLDPASVYDPDDLALEFISPDDEDNFIERDGDRVHVEMYNARNTFGLEDIVVQEGDEVTIRSTNIEQEEDILHSVAIPQHNVNIKLAPQETREVTFTADEPGVYWIYCAYFCSALHLEMRSRLLVEPAD, from the coding sequence ATGACTGACACACACGACACTGCTGGGGGGAACTCGACACGCACCGCCGTCGAAGACGACCGCGACCCGCTATTTGCACGCATTCCGAGACGCGACTTCATGAAAGCCGGTGCGGCGGCCGGGGCGATAGGATCGCTAGCCGGGTGTACGAACTTACTTGACGAGGGTGAGACCACCGCGGCAGCGGACGTCGACGCGTCGGTCCCACCCGGCGAACTCGACGAGTACTACGCGTTCCTCTCTGGCGGCCACTCCGGCGATATCCGAGTGTACGGCGTCCCGTCGATGCGCCAGATTATGCGAATCCCCGTGTTCAACGTCGAGAGTGCACGCGGCTATGGCTTCGACGACGAAACACACGAAATGCTCCAGGAGGCAGGCGGCTACACCTGGGGAGATACGCACCACCCGCGCGTCAGCCAGACAGACAACCAGTACGACGGCGAGTGGCTCTTCGTCAACGACAAAGCGAACGGCCGGATGGCCCGCATCGACCTCGAGTACTTCGAGACGGACGCGATCATCGACCTGCCGAACCAGCAGGGAACCCACGGTGCCTGTGCGCTGATGCCCGACACCCGACTCATCTTCGGCGTCGGCGAACTACGTGTGCCGATTCCTAACGACGGGCGCGATCTCGAGGATCCGAGCGAGTACGGTTCGACGCTGTCGGCGATGTCGGCGGACCCGTTCGACCACGAGTGGGACGTTCGCGTCGACTGCAACCTCGACAACGGTGACTCCGGGAAGTACGGCGAGTGGTTCTTTACGACCAGCTACAACACCGAGGAGGCCGTCACCGAGTCGGAGATGACCGCGTCTGACACGGACTACGTGGTCGCGTTCAACATCCCGCGAATCGAGGACGCGGTCGATGCCGGCGAGTTCGAGGAAATCAACGGCGTCCCCGTCGTCGACGGCACTGAAGATAGCCCGCTGAACGACGGCGACGAGCCGCTCGTTCGATACATCGACGTGCCGACGAACCCCCACGGCGTGAGCGTCACGCCCGACGGCGAGTACGCGATTGCCTCCGGGAAACTCGATCCGACCTGTACGATCATCGAGGTCGATCAGCTCAACGAGGTCGACGACGCCAACGACGCAATCGCCGGCCGAGTCAACGTCGGCAACGGGCCGCTGCACACCGCCTACGACGGTCGCGGACACGGGTATACGACCCTCTTCGTCGACTCACAGGTCGTCAAGTGGGATATCGAGGCCGCCGTCGACGCCGAGATGGGCTCGGCTGACCCCGTCATCGAAAAGCACGACGTCCACTACAGCCCCGGCCACCTGATCGCCGCTGAATCCTACACTGGCGACCCGCAGGGCGACTGGCTGATCGTCCTCAACAAACTCTCGAAGGACCGATTCCTTCCGGTTGGGCCGGTCTTCCCCGAAAACGACCAGCTGTTCTACATCGGCGACGACGACGCCGGGATGGAACTCGTCAAGGACACGCCCGCCTACCCCGAACCGCACGACGCCTCTATCGTCCGCGCCGACCGACTCGATCCCGCGTCGGTGTACGACCCCGACGACCTCGCACTCGAGTTCATTTCGCCGGACGACGAGGACAACTTCATCGAGCGAGACGGCGACCGGGTCCACGTCGAGATGTACAACGCGCGAAACACCTTCGGACTCGAGGACATCGTGGTCCAGGAGGGCGACGAAGTGACCATCCGCTCGACGAACATCGAGCAAGAAGAGGACATCCTCCACTCCGTTGCCATCCCACAGCACAACGTCAACATCAAGCTGGCACCGCAGGAAACCCGTGAGGTGACGTTTACGGCCGACGAGCCCGGCGTCTACTGGATCTACTGTGCGTACTTCTGTAGCGCACTCCACCTCGAGATGCGCTCGCGGCTGCTGGTCGAACCGGCTGACTAA